One genomic region from Nymphaea colorata isolate Beijing-Zhang1983 chromosome 10, ASM883128v2, whole genome shotgun sequence encodes:
- the LOC116262182 gene encoding uncharacterized protein LOC116262182: MEADLLSLFIYYKYFLNTNCMYYGVLMAYGGLQDFLKDKNPDYTEKMVQNNVMPLYSSASCSPYLLDTANWLLGELVSYLPQQMNADMYNALLKAMVMPDEDDINCYPVRTSAAAAIGELLESFYGPPKWLPLLKILVGVVNEDDENIASLMFHLLMNVVTLGDHKITCHIPMLVSAISAAIPKHVPPSPEPWPQVFEPAFAALAATSRTWVDSVPEEEDPNETAHEWKTGTATVVGALACLLQKVWLSPVQASNRGIDISLPPSSCLDAVSSILGALMKLIIDKSQLFHLRIEELLVIWSQLIAEWDAWKEMEDMAVFAAIEEVVVVVKKYELKSFLVRTPLPPPSPPAPPCSIIRIGAFLAKAISAYPSATWRACSCAHMLLHLPSLSLQTEDVKKALIFSFTHASFSHFKGIQHKPFALWKPLLILIGACYVSDPDYVERILEKDVENGCTIWASGMACISSMSFDPSLSSRSEIKLAGLTSFS; encoded by the exons ATGGAAGCTGACCTGctttctttgtttatctattaCAAATACTTTTTAAACACGAACTGCATGTATTATGGTGTTCTGATGGCATATGGAGGTCTTCAAGAT TTTCTGAAAGACAAAAATCCAGACTACACAGAAAAAATGGTCCAAAATAATGTGATGCCACTATATTCATCTGCATCTTGTTCACCTTATTTGCTTGATACTGCAAATTGGCTTCTTGGAGAACTTGTATCCTACTTACCTCAG CAAATGAATGCAGATATGTATAATGCGCTTCTCAAGGCAATGGTGATGCCTGATGAAGATGATATAAATTGCTATCCAGTCCGTacgtctgctgctgctgctattGGAGAATTGCTTGAG TCTTTCTATGGGCCACCTAAATGGTTGCCGCTTCTGAAAATATTGGTTGGAGTGgtgaatgaagatgatgaaaacaTAGCCTCTCTTATGTTCCATCTTTTGATGAATGTAGTGACTTTAGGCGATCATAAGATTACATGTCATATACCTATGCTAGTGTCAGCAATATCTGCTGCTATTCCAAAGCACGTGCCACCTAGTCCAGAACCATGGCCACAG GTTTTTGAACCAGCATTTGCTGCTTTAGCAGCAACTAGTCGTACTTGGGTTGATTCAGTTCCTGAAGAGGAAGATCCAAATGAAACTGCCCATGAATGGAAGACTGGTACGGCTACTGTGGTTGGAGCGTTGGCTTGTTTACTACAAAAAGTTTGGCTGTCACCTGTACAAGCATCA AACAGAGGGATTGACATTTCCCTTCCACCATCGTCATGCTTAGATGCAGTTTCTTCAATACTTGGCGCTCTGATGAAGCTTATTATAGACAAGTCTCAGTTATTTCATTTGAGAATTGAAGAGCTGCTAGTGATATGGTCACAGCTGATAGCAGAGTGGGACGCTTGGAAGGAAATGGAGGACATGGCTGTCTTTGCTGCTATTGAGGAAGTCGTTGTCGTTGTTAAGAAGTATGAGTTGAAATCATTTTTGGTGAGAACGCCTCTACCTCCACCTTCACCACCTGCTCCTCCATGTTCTATAATACGCATTGGAGCTTTCCTTGCTAAGGCCATTTCAGCATATCCTTCTGCAACATGGAGAGCATGCTCATGTGCACATATGTTGCTGCACTTGCCCAGTTTATCACTCCAAACTGAAGATGTGAAAAAAGCACTTATTTTCAGCTTCACCCATGCATCTTTTTCACATTTCAAGGGCATTCAGCATAAGCCCTTTGCTTTGTGGAAACCTCTTTTGATACTTATTGGGGCATGTTATGTATCTGATCCTGATTATGTTGAGAGAATATTGGAAAAGGATGTGGAAAATGGATGTACGATTTGGGCGTCAGGGATGGCATGTATCTCTTCCATGTCGTTTGATCCAAGTCTTTCATCTAGGTCTGAGATTAAGTTAGCTG GGTTGACCAGCTTTTCTTGA
- the LOC116263270 gene encoding uncharacterized protein LOC116263270, giving the protein MNNKDVSKWEEDPEEYIRKNLPSELGECSRWREELFTARKSAINLLGVMAKSKGPPLSNSRNAGPAISGKRKKVPSILKERKAFAFGDSLVMPFLSKYSIPLDAMTTSTGISE; this is encoded by the exons ATGAATAACAAG GATGTATCCAAGTGGGAGGAGGATCCAGAAGAGTATATAAGAAAGAATCTTCCATCAGAACTT GGCGAATGTTCTCGATGGAGGGAAGAGCTTTTTACTGCAAGAAAAAGTGCAATAAATTTACTGGGTGTTATGGCAAAGTCAAAG GGCCCCCCTTTGTCAAACTCGCGCAATGCAGGTCCTGCGATTTCTGGGAAGCGTAAAAAGGTGCCAAGCATATTAAAGGAAAGGAAGGCTTTTGCTTTTGGGGATTCACTGGTAATGCCATTTTTGTCAAAGTATTCCATTCCCTTAGATGCCATGACCACTTCAACGGGCATTAGTGAGTGA